Genomic DNA from Klebsiella variicola:
TCAGTTTCGCCAGCCCGCGATACTCCAGAATCACTTTTGGCAACGGATAATCCAGCGCCAGCTCCTCCAGGACCTCTTCAGACGTGGATGGCGCGCCACCCGGCGTTTTCTTCAGCGGCTTGATACCCTGTTTCTCAAACAGGATCGTTTGCAGCTGTTTAGTGGAGGAGAGATTAAACGCTTCCCCGGCAATCTCATGTGCGCGCTGCTCCAGCTCAACCAGACGCTGGGCGATCTCCTGGGAATGCGCATGCAGCACGGCAGGGTCGATTTTCACGCCATTGCGCTCAACCCGAGACAGCACCGGCACCAGCGGCATTTCGATATGCTTAAAGATATTCAGCGGACCTTCATGCTGCTGCAGCTTCGGCCACATCTTCAGATGCAGCTGGAGCGTGACGTCGGCATCTTCCGCCGCGTAGCGGCCAGCCTCCTCCAGTGCAATCTGGTTAAAGGTGAGCTGGTTCTTACCTTTACCAGCGATCTCTTCAAAGGTAATGGTTTTATGCTTCAGCCAGCGGTCGGAAAGACTGTCCATATCGTGGCGGCCCGCCACGCTGTCGAGAATGTAGGATTCCAGCATGGTATCGAACGCAATCCCGCGCAGCTCAATGTCATAGTTGGCCAAAATACCGCGATCGTATTTGAGATTTTGCCCGACCTTGAGCAGCTTCTCATCCTCCAGCAGCGGTTTAAGTAACGCCAGTACGCGCTCGCGGGGGATCTGATCCGGCGCATCAAGATAATCATGCGCCACAGGGACATAGGCGGCCACGCCAGGCTCAACAGCGAATGAAAGACCGACCATATTGGCAGAGATATTATCCAGGCTGTCGGTTTCCGTATCAAAGGCAAAGAGCGGCGCTTGCTTCAGCTTATCGATCCAGGTGACCAGCGTGGCCTCATCAAGGATAGTGACGTAGTGCTCTGCTGAAAGGGCGGAGGCCGGTTCATCCTCTGCTTCTGCCTGTGCCGCTGCCGCAGGCTCTGCAGGTTTAGCGGCCGGTTTGCCGCCCTTCGCTTGCAGCCATTTCCCGGCCTCGACGTCGGTTGTCCAGCGCTTAAACTCATACTGCCTGAACAGCGCCAGCAGATCGTCAGCCGCCGGAGGCTGCACCTCCAGCTCTTCGCACGTGAGCTCCAGCTCGACGTCGGTTTTAATGGTCGCCAGCTGATAAGAGAGATAAGCCACGTCCTTGTTCTGCTCCAGCTTCGCCGCCATCGTTTTCGCGCCGCGGAAGCTCAGTGCAGCAATTTTCTCCGGTTCCGCATACAGCGTATCAAGGCCGCCAAGGCCTTGCAGCAGCGCCTGGGCGGTCTTCTCGCCCACGCCCGGCACGCCAGGAATGTTATCCGAAGAGTCGCCCATCAGTGCCAGGAAATCGATAATCAGCTCCGGCGGGACGCCATACTTGGAGACCACCTCATCCGGTCCAAGGATGGTGTTAGTCATGGTATTGATTAGGGTGATCCCCGGCGTCACCAGCTGAGCCATGTCTTTATCACCGGTGCTGATCAGCACCGGACGACCCGCCCTTTCCGCTTCCCGCGCCAGGGTGCCAATCACATCGTCGGCTTCAACACCCGGAACCGCCATTAGCGGCAGCCCCATCGCTTTCACCATCTTATGCAACGGCTCAATCTGCGCGCGCAGATCGTCCGGCATCGGCGGGCGGTGGGACTTGTAATGTTCGAACAATTCATCACGGAAGGTTTTCCCTTTCGCATCAAAGACCACGACGGCGTGAGTCGGTTGATACTGCAGGATCAAACTGCGCAGCATATTCAGTACGCCGTACATAGCCCCGGTCGGCTCCCCTGCGCTGTTAGTCAGCGGCGGAAACGCATGATACGCCCGATAAAGATAGGATGAGCCGTCAACGAGGATGAGAGGGTTTTCTGGGATCTGAACCATAATTTCCGTGCCTGTTTATCAGATTATGGGTAAAGGATGCCACAGACGGGCATGAAATCCTGAATTTTTCCCGCATTTCGCGGAAAAGATTCAACGATCGTCGCGATCGCATAAGAACTTTGCTTGTGGATAACTTTGTGTATAGTTTTACAGCGTCAGCTTTACCGCCCCTGAAAATAAATGAACAAATACTATTACTCTTTATATATCAGTTAATTAAAAACAGATCGACGATCCTGGCATCAATTTGATGACCCAATGTTCCATGTGGATAGAAGATCCTTGTTTTTTTCTGTTCTCGTAAGACCCGTCATTTGCCGCGTTTTCTGGTAAAATCAGCCCCTTGCGCAGCTTAAAGGCGCTCTTTGTCAGCCTAACTTTCTGAATAAACTAACTATGTCGAGATTACTCGCTGCGATAACACTTCCGCTGAGTATCGCCTTAACCATCTTAGTCACCATTATCTGCTCTGTACCGATCATCGTCGCCGGGCTGATTAAACTGCTGGTCCCCATTCCAGCGGTATGGCGCTCTATATCTGTTTTTTGCAATTTTATGATGTATTGCTGGTGCGAAGGGCTGGCGCTGCTGTTGCATCTCAATCCCTGGCTTAAATGGGACGTCGAGGGTCTGGAAGGCTTAAATAAAAAGAACTGGTATCTGCTGATCAGTAACCACCATAGCTGGGCAGATATCGTGGTGCTGTGCGTGCTGTTCCGCAAGCATATTCCGATGAATAAGTACTTCCTTAAACAACAGCTGGCGTGGGTACCCTTCATCGGCCTCGCCTGCTGGGCGTTGGATATGCCCTTTATGCGCCGCTATTCACGCAGTTACCTTATTAGACACCCGGAACGCCGCGGTAAAGATGTCGAAACCACCCGCCGTTCATGTGAAAAATTTCGCGCGCATCCGACGACTATCGTCAATTTTGTGGAAGGCTCGCGTTTTACCGAAGCCAAAAAGCACGAGACGCGCTCGCCTTACGATAACCTGCTACCGCCTAAAGCGGCAGGTATCGCCATGGCGTTAAACGTGCTCGGTTCGCAGTTCGATAAACTACTGAATGTCACGCTGTGCTACCCGGAGAATAATACAAAGCCGTTTTACGATATGTTAAGCGGCCGCCTGACGCGCATTGTAGTACGTATCAATCTGGTTCCTATTGGTGAAGAGCTGCACGGCGATTACGTTAACGATAAGAACTTTAAGCGCGGCTTCCAGCGCTGGCTCAATGGGCTATGGGAAGAGAAAGACCGTCAGTTGACTGACATCATGCGGGACAAAGAAAGGTAGTCACTGCCAGAATAGCTAAGGTAACGCCGGTCAGTGACCGGCGTTTTTTTTATTTCTTCTCTACCAGTTGCTTCACGGTATCCGCATACTGAGCGACGAAGACATCCATATTGCTGGTGTCCATCCCCTGCGGGTTCAGCTGGTATTTACCATTAACATACATAGCCGGTACCCCCTGCAGCTGCAGATCGGCTGCCGCTTTCTCTTGCTGAGCGACCAGAGATTTCACCACGAAGCTATTCCATGCGGCATCGTAGTCTTCCCCTTTCACGCCAGCGTCGACAAACACTTTACGAATGTCAGCCACGCTCTGCACGGTCTGGGTTTTCTGCACGGCTTCGAACATCGGCGCAGTAATTTTATCTTCAACACCCAGCGCGATGGCCACCGCCCACGCCCGCGTCAGATCCTTGCCCAGAGGGCCCAGGAACTCAACGTGGTATTTGGTCATTTTGGTGCCTTCCGGCAGTTTCTGACGCACATTGTCAGAAACATGCAGCACTTCTTCAAACTGGTAGCAGTGCGGGCAGTAGAATGAGAAGAACTCGAGCACCTGCGGCTCGCCAGCAATCGGCTTATCAAGGGTAATGTACTGCTTGCCATCGGTGATCTGGGCAGCGGATGCACTAAAAGCCAGAATCATACCAGCCAGCGCCAGCCAAACTTTTTTCATGATTTACTCTCTCCTGGATATATCACATTAATACATTGGCGTTAACTGAAGCGGGGGTTCCTGTAGAACCTTCACCTGCTCAAGAAAAGTCGACGTCTGCCCCCGCCAGTAATCCTCCCCGGTTAACCAGGGGAAATTGACCGGGAAAGCGGGATCGTCCCAGCGTCTGAGCAACCACGCCAGATAATAAACCAGTCGCATAGCGCGTAAAGGTTCAATTAGCGCGATTTCATCGCTGTTAAAGGGGCTGAATTCCTCATAGGCCTCGACAATGGTCTCCAGCTGCATA
This window encodes:
- the polA gene encoding DNA polymerase I — its product is MVQIPENPLILVDGSSYLYRAYHAFPPLTNSAGEPTGAMYGVLNMLRSLILQYQPTHAVVVFDAKGKTFRDELFEHYKSHRPPMPDDLRAQIEPLHKMVKAMGLPLMAVPGVEADDVIGTLAREAERAGRPVLISTGDKDMAQLVTPGITLINTMTNTILGPDEVVSKYGVPPELIIDFLALMGDSSDNIPGVPGVGEKTAQALLQGLGGLDTLYAEPEKIAALSFRGAKTMAAKLEQNKDVAYLSYQLATIKTDVELELTCEELEVQPPAADDLLALFRQYEFKRWTTDVEAGKWLQAKGGKPAAKPAEPAAAAQAEAEDEPASALSAEHYVTILDEATLVTWIDKLKQAPLFAFDTETDSLDNISANMVGLSFAVEPGVAAYVPVAHDYLDAPDQIPRERVLALLKPLLEDEKLLKVGQNLKYDRGILANYDIELRGIAFDTMLESYILDSVAGRHDMDSLSDRWLKHKTITFEEIAGKGKNQLTFNQIALEEAGRYAAEDADVTLQLHLKMWPKLQQHEGPLNIFKHIEMPLVPVLSRVERNGVKIDPAVLHAHSQEIAQRLVELEQRAHEIAGEAFNLSSTKQLQTILFEKQGIKPLKKTPGGAPSTSEEVLEELALDYPLPKVILEYRGLAKLKSTYTDKLPLMINPKTGRVHTSYHQAVTATGRLSSTDPNLQNIPVRNEEGRRIRQAFIAPEDYVIVSADYSQIELRIMAHLSRDKGLLTAFAEGKDIHRATAAEVFGLPLDSVSSEQRRSAKAINFGLIYGMSAFGLARQLNIPRKEAQKYMDLYFERYPGVLEYMERTRAQAKEQGYVETLDGRRLYLPDIKSSNGARRAGAERAAINAPMQGTAADIIKRAMIAVDEWLRKEQPRVRMIMQVHDELVFEVHKDELDAVSKKIHELMENSTTLAVPLLVEVGSGENWDQAH
- a CDS encoding acyltransferase; this encodes MSRLLAAITLPLSIALTILVTIICSVPIIVAGLIKLLVPIPAVWRSISVFCNFMMYCWCEGLALLLHLNPWLKWDVEGLEGLNKKNWYLLISNHHSWADIVVLCVLFRKHIPMNKYFLKQQLAWVPFIGLACWALDMPFMRRYSRSYLIRHPERRGKDVETTRRSCEKFRAHPTTIVNFVEGSRFTEAKKHETRSPYDNLLPPKAAGIAMALNVLGSQFDKLLNVTLCYPENNTKPFYDMLSGRLTRIVVRINLVPIGEELHGDYVNDKNFKRGFQRWLNGLWEEKDRQLTDIMRDKER
- the dsbA gene encoding thiol:disulfide interchange protein DsbA, which gives rise to MKKVWLALAGMILAFSASAAQITDGKQYITLDKPIAGEPQVLEFFSFYCPHCYQFEEVLHVSDNVRQKLPEGTKMTKYHVEFLGPLGKDLTRAWAVAIALGVEDKITAPMFEAVQKTQTVQSVADIRKVFVDAGVKGEDYDAAWNSFVVKSLVAQQEKAAADLQLQGVPAMYVNGKYQLNPQGMDTSNMDVFVAQYADTVKQLVEKK